GAAGTAGGTGAAGATAACGGGCAAGACGACCAGGAAGGCGAACGCCACACCCACGACCGCGAGCACGAGGCTCGCCGGCACCGACGCGATGTAGTAGCGGCGCTCGCGGGGGTAGAGCCCGGGGCGCATGAAGGCGTAGGTCTCGTAGACGAAGAGGGGCAGCGCCACCACGAAGCCCGCGAGGGTCGAGACCTTGAGCCGCGCGAGGATCAATCCGAGCGGGTCGTAGACCCGGGGACACGCCGCCACGTCGGCGGGCGCGTCCGGACAGAGCTGGGCCGAGCCGGGCAGCAGGGAGTACCAGATGAAGTTGATGAGGTCGTCGGCCACGAGGAAGACGACGCCCGAGACCAGCGCCATTGCCACGAGCACCACCCCCAGCCGCTTTATCATCTCCTCGATGTGGTCGGCGAGCGGCATCTCGGCGTCGTCGAGCGGCGCGTTCGACTCGCTCGATTCGTTCGTGACGCCCCCTGTCCCCGTCGATTCCGCCATCGTATGGTCGATGGTCGCGTGGGGGTTGTAAGCCTTCTTCTCCGGCCGGGCGCGGGAGACAAGATTGATAACGACGAGTCGGCTATCCGCGTCGAAGGAGAGAGATGTCCGGAGCCGTCGACGAGGACGTCCGCCGGTCGGTTGCGCGCGGACGGGAAACCCTCGGCGCGATGTTGTCCGCCGCCCAGACCCATCTCCAGAAGGTCGCCATCGTCTTCCTGATCGGCTTTCTGGGTTCGTTCTACGCGCTCTGGCTCTACGTCTGGGACCGCCTCAAGACCGACCTCTTCGCCCCGCTCCCGCCCCGAATCGCGAGCCAGACCTCCGTCAACGCCATCACGCCGTTCGACGTGCCGTTGCTCCAGGCGAAGATCGCGCTGGTGGTCGGCGGGCTGGTCGCGCTCCCGCCCTTGCTCTACTACTCCCGGGACGCCCTCGACGAACGCGGCTACTGGCCACACGTCAGCGCCGGCTGGAAGGTCGGCGTCATCCTGCTGGTGAGCGCGCTGTTGTTCGTCGTCGGTGTCGCGTACGGCTACTTCGTCTTCTTCCCGCTGATGTTCGAGTTCCTCGCGACCAACGCGGTCAACGTCGGCTTCGAACCCCACTACTCGATCGTCTACTGGGCGCAGTTCATCCTCCTGCTCTCGGCCTCGTTCGGGATCGCCGCCCAGCTCCCGCTCGCGATGACCGGGCTCAGCCTCACCGGCGTCGTCCCCTACGAGACCTTCCGCGACAAGTGGAAGTACGCGATCGTCGGGGCGTTCGCTTTCGGCGCGCTGTTCTCGCCGCCCGACCCCTTCACCCAGGTGCTCTGGGCGGTCCCGATCATCGTGCTCTACGCGCTGAGCCTCGGTTTCACGAAGATCATCGTGACCTTCCAGCGCGGTGGGAGCGCGGTCTCCGTTCGGGACGTGGCGCGCGCGCGCTGGCGGCCGGTGCTCGGGGTCCCGGTGGTCGTCACCGGGCTGGTCGCGGGGGCCATCGCCCTCGGTGCCGGTGGCTACGTCAACCAGCTCCTGTTCAGAACCCCGTACTTCTCGCCGTCCGACCCCCTGTTCGTCTACATCGGCCCGCTGTTCGGCCTGCCGCGCGACGCCGCGATCGCGCTGGTCGGGCTCGTTCTCTTCCTGTTCGTGCTGTCGGTCACGTTGGGCGTCGTCACCTACCGGGCGGTCGCGGTCGCCGCCGAGTCCGCCCCGGGCCGTCCGGGTGCGCCGGCGTCCATCGACGTCGCCGAGCTCGACGAGGCCGGCGTCCGGGCCGCGCCCCCGGAGGTGTTCACCGCGATGAGCGAACAGGAGGCCACCGCTCAGGCCAGCATGGCGATGAGCGACGGCGATCCGAACAAGGCCCAAGCGGTCCTCGACCGCTTCGACGCCGCGAACGCCGCCGACGGCGACGACCGGCTCGATGCCGACGAGGACACGGGTGAACCGGGAGCCGCGAACGAACCGGCGGACGAAACGAACGACTTCAGCGACCGGCTCACCCGGACCACGACCGGGGTGGTGGACGCGTTCACCGCCGAGGAGACCACCGAGGACGACATCGGGGGCTACTACTACGACATCACGTTCGTGCTCAACAGCCTCCGGTCGCGGGCGTTCCTCATCCTCGGGCTGTTCATGGCGGTGCTCGCCGGAACGTTCATCTGGCTCTCACAGGGTGGGATCGGTGGGATCCGGGCGGACTTCCTCTCGCGTCTCCCCGCCACGGTCCGGCCCGAACAGGTCGGCGTCGTCGAGCTCCACCCCGTCGAGGCGTTGGTCTTCGAGATAAAACTCAGTACGCTCTTCGCGGCGATCGTCGTGCTCCCGCTGGTGCTCTACTACGCCTGGCCCGCCCTCCGCGAGCGCGGCCTCGCGGGCGGGGACCGACGCGTCCTGTTCCTGTGGGGCGGCGCGCTCCTGGCGAGCCTCGTCGGCGGGATCGCGGCCGGCTATACGACGATCGCTCCCACCGTGATCTCGTGGCTCACGGCCGACGTGGTCGGCGCGAACATGGTGGTGGCCTACCGGATCAGCGCGGCCGGCTGGCTGGTCTTCTTCACCACCGCGGGTATCGGCCTGCTCGCGATGATACCGGTGACGATGCTGCTGTTCCACCGCGCCGGGCTGGTCCCCTACCGCGGGATGCGCAACCGCTGGCGCGAGGTGACGGTGGGCGTGTTCGCGTTCACCGCCTACGCCTCGCCGCGCGGCGTGTTCATGATGTTCATCCTCGGGATCCCCGTGATGGTCTGTTACGGGCTCGGCCTCGCGCTGCTCTGGATCTACACCCTCGGCGGGCGACGCACCACCCAGCGCCGGGACCAGCGCGAGAGCGCCGACTGACGAACGAAGGGCTCATTTTCGCGTGGCGTCCGCTTCGGTTGTGACCACGACACGCCGCAGACGACCCGCTCGCCGTGGGAGGCACGGGTGAGCGAGACCGCCGACGCGTCGAGGGTCGGGCGCGCGTCCACGATTCAGGTCGCCCTCGTCGCGCTCTTCACGACCGCGCTCGTGACCGCCCAGCTCACCGCGACCAAGATCCTGGGCTTTCCGATCCCGGTCTCGCTCCCGGTGACGGGGGCGGAGCTGATACTGCCCGGCGCGTCGCTGGCCTACGCGCTCACCTTCCTCGCCTCCGACTGTTACGCCGAACTCTACGGTCGCCGCGCCGCCCACGCCCTCGTCACCGTGGGGTTCGTGATGAACCTCGTGCTCCTCGGCCTCGTCTGGACGACGATCGCCGCACCCGCCGCCGCCTCCAGCGTCGACCCCGCCCAGTTCGCGACGGTGCTCGGCGCGAGCACCAACGTCGTGGTCGGGAGCCTGCTGGCCTACCTCGTGAGCCAGAACTGGGACGTCTTCGTCTTCCACCGGCTCAGGAGCTACACCGACGGCCGCGCGCTCTGGCTCCGGAACATCGGCTCGACCGCGACCAGCCAGGCGATCGACACCGCGATCTTCGTCGGGGTCGCCTTCTACCTCGCCCCGCAGCTCCTCGGGGTCGGCAGCGTGCTCCCCGGCTCGGTTCTGATCGGCCTCGCGGTCGGGCAGTACCTCCTCAAACTCCTGATCGCGCTGTGCGATACGCCCGTGGTCTACGCCATCGTGGGCTACGCGCGCTCGCGGGCCGACGCCGGCGAGCCACGACCGAGCGCCGACTGAGTCGGAAACTCGAAACTCAGTTCGTGGGGTCGCACCAGGTGTCGGCGGCGCGGGCGGCGAGTCGGGCGACCCGCAGTGGTTCGGGTCGACCGCCTTCGGGGGTGAACCCTCGAACCACGTCGTCGGCGTCGTCGTCCGAGCAGCCGACGTTCCGGACGAATACGGTCCCGTCGTCGAGCGCGAGCTCGTGGCGTGGCGGGAGGTTTCGGTAGATATCGAGCCGGCTGTCGAGCGCCGTGCCCGAGAACGCCTCGCGGAGCGGGGGTTCGAGCCCCGGACTCGCCTCGAAGGAGACCGAGAGCACGGGTCGTTCGGCGGTGCGGTGGATTCGAGAGAGGTCGAGGAGGTTGAACCAGGCGGGCGCGATACCCGCGATCAGGAGGTAGCGGACGTCCTCGCGGTCGAGCGTCGAAAAGAGGTCGATGACAGCGGCGGTGGCGTCGGTGCCGCCGACGGTACAGGAGCCGAACGCGAACCCGTCGACGGCGCGGTCGGCGCGGACCACACAGCCCGCGAGCGTGCTCCGGTCGTCGTCGCGGGCGGACGCGGCGACCCCGAGCGCACGGGTCCCGGTCTTCACTCCTCTTTGATGTCCTCGAGCCTGTCGAGGAGTTCGTCGTTCGACGCGCCGAACTCGAAGCTGACCTCGCCGGCGTGGGCCGCCTCCTCGGTTTCGAGGCTCTCGTCGAGGTCTTGGTCGTAGTCCTGGCTCGATTGCTCGGACTCATCGTAGCTACCGAATCCCATACACGACGATATGAAGTCCTCATTGAAAAGTCGTTTGTCAATTTTCGAACCATCGCCGGCAGGCTGAAAGGCCCGCCGCGCCGACCCAGGGGCATGGCGATCACCAACGTCACCGAGGGCGCGGACACGTTCACCGCGAACGTGTTTCTGGTCGAGGGCGCGCGAAACGTCCTGGTCGACGCCGGTGCGATGGCCGGCGTCGAGGACCGGGTGGCCGAGCACGTCGACGACCTCGATGCGGTGGTTCTGACCCACCAGCACGGCGATCACGTCGCGGAACTCGACGCGGTGCTCGACGCGTTCGACGCCGACCTCCTCGCATATGGCGATCATCCACGCCGAACCGAGGCGATCGACGACGGTGACACGGTCGAGATCGGCGACGAGTCCTTCGAGGTCGTCCACACGCCGGGCCACGCCGACGACCACGTCTCCCTCCTGTCGGAGACGACGATCTTCTCGGGCGACGTCGTGGTCCACGACGACGGCGCGTTCGACGACGGGAGCTTCGGTCGAACGGACATGGCCGGTCAGTCCCGTGAGGAACTCATCGAGAGCATCCGACGGATCCTCGACCGACTGCCCGACGGCGTCGAGCGGATGTACGCCGGCCACGGCGGCGAGTTCCACGGTGACGTTCGGAGCGTGATCGAGCGCGCGCTCGAACGCGCCGAGCGGCGCGAGCCGAAGTATCCCGACGAGTGACCGGCGGGTCGGTCGCGGTGGAGCCGCGGCCGCCGGGCGGTTGCGGTGCGGTCCTTGCGTCTCGCCGAACGAACGTGAGCCGAGGCTCAGGAGAGCTGTGCTCTCCTGGCGGATGAAGGGCGAGTGAACGCCGAAGGCGTGAGCGAGGGCTTCGGCGGAGGCGGTGGCGGTTGCTGTGCGGTTGGTAGTAGTTGTACCGCGAACGAGCGAAGCGAGTGAGCGGCCCTTTTTAGTCCAGGTTTTTGGGCGGGGGTTGAGGGCCGCGAAGCGGCCCGATTCCCCCGCCTAAAAAAGTGGGTGTCTAGTCCGACTGGATGCGCGGCGCGAGCATGTAGGTGACACTCCCTTCGGCTTCGGCGATGTCGAAGTGGAGCTTGACGGGGAACTCCTCGCCGAGGTCGAGGGTGACCTCCGCGTCGCCGGGGATCGCCTTGTTCATGTCCTTCAGGTAGTCGAGCGAGAAGAGCGAGTGGGCGGGGCCGGCGGTGAGGTCGATGAGGTCGTCGTTGTCGAGCTCGAAGTGGACGTCGTCGGTGTCGCCCTCGGCGTCGACGTAGAACTGCTCGTCGGCCTCGTTCACGCCGAGCGCGATGTGGTCGGAGACCATGTCGGCGGCCTTCACCGCGCGATTGATGTCGCGGCCTTCGAGCACGATCGTCGCGGGGAGGTCGAGGTCGGGGATGTCGGGTTCTTGCCGGATCGAGTCGGGGTCGATGAGCGCGAGGGTGTACTCCAGCCCGTCGATCGAGATGTGGAGTTTCCGGGTCTCCTCGTCGAGTTCGAGGTGGACGAGGTCGTCGCCACCCGCCATCCCGGCGATGTCCTGGAGGCGCGAGAGGTTGACCCCGATGACCCCGCCGTCGGCCTCGTAGGACTCGAAGGCGGTGGCCGAGAGCGTGAGGTCGACCATCCCCACGTTCGCGGGGTCCACCGCCCGGATCTCGACCTGATCCTCGTTGAGGTGGAGCTTACACTCTTCGACGAGGACGCTCACCGAGTCGAGGGCCGTCCGCAGGGTCCCCGCGCTCACGATCGCGTTGAACATGACCGCGGTACGAACAGGCAGCTTATAAAAGATGCGCGTTCGCTCCCAGGCCCATCGTATCGAGGACCGAAACCGATTTACTGTTTTAGGCAGGCCTAACGACATGGTGAATGATCCCTCGACTGACGGGACGGTGTCACGGCGACGGTGGCTGCGGTCCGGTGCGGTGGTGCTCGGCGGCGGGCTGCTCGCTGGCTGCAGTAGCGGTTCCGGCGGTGAGGGCGGAAACTCGACGAGCGGGGACGCGGGGGCCGGAACCGACGCAACCAACGGCTCGGGATCGAACTCGGGAACGGACACGTCCGGGGCGGCGGGGACGGCGGAGTCGACCCAGTCCTCGGGGACGTCGGGGTCGTACTCGGTCTCGATGGCCCCCGCGGGCGAGGTGAGCTTCGACGGCGTTCCGGAGGAGGTCATGGTCTACAGTCTGTACGCCGCGGATTCGATGGTCGCGTTCGGTGCCGGCGACGCCGTGAACTCGCTCGGGTTCAGTGCGGAGGCCGGCGGGAACACCCTCAGCGCGTACTACGAGCGTCTCGACGGCGTCTCCTTCGACAGCAGCGGGCTCCAGCAGCTCAACGAGGGCGGGTCCAGTGGCATCAGCGTCAGCAAGGAGCTGTTCTACGAGCTCGATTCGGACCTCCACCTCATCGATCCTGCACTCGTCGTCTCGTTCGACGGCTGGAGCCAATCCGACGTGACGGAGATCCAGAACAACGTCGCCCCGTGGTTCGGCAACAACTACAGCCGCGACAACACTCAGCCACCGAAACCCTACCGGAGCGACTACCAGTACTACACCCTCTGGGAGATCGCCGAGAAGATCTCACGGGTCTTCCAGCAGCACGAGCGGTTCCAGCGGCTCGCGTCGATCCACGACGACCTCGTACAGCGGATCCGGTCGAACCTCCCGCCGAAGAGCGAACGACCCGCGGTGGCCGAACTCCTCTTCATGGACGGGACGTTCTACCCCTCGAAGATCAACAGCCCCGGCTTCGGGAACGCCCACGTCAGACCGCTTCAGGCCACCGACGCGTTCGTCGCGAGCGACATCGAGTACGGGACCTCCTACGACTTCGAGCAGATGCTCGAGGTCGACCCCGACGTCATCCTCCACCAGTACGGCATCGCCTCGTACTACGACGTCGGCGACATCCGAAACACCCTCGAAAACGATTCGGTGGCGAGCAACATCACGGCCGTACAGAACGACCGGGTCTACCCCTCGGGCGACCCGACCCAGGGCCCGCTGATGAACCTCTTCCAACTGGAGATGACCGCCAAACAGCTCTACCCCGACCGGTTCGGCGAGTGGCCCGACTACACCAGTGGGGATCCCTACCCCGAGATCCCGAAAGGCGAACAGCTGTTCGACCGCACGAAGGTGGCGAATATCGTTACTGGAAACAACTGAGGACCCAAAGGACCCGCGAACCGGGATCCACAAGCGTTCCGGGTTCCGAGAGGGGGCATGAGCGGCCGAGACGAGTACTACAACAAGGCGAAACAGCAGGGCTATCGTTCCAGATCGGCCTACAAGCTCCAGCAGCTCGACGAGACGGCGATCCTCTTCGAGGACGGCGACACCGTTGTCGACCTCGGGGCCGCGCCGGGCGGCTGGCTCC
This is a stretch of genomic DNA from Halococcus salsus. It encodes these proteins:
- the tatC gene encoding twin-arginine translocase subunit TatC, producing MAESTGTGGVTNESSESNAPLDDAEMPLADHIEEMIKRLGVVLVAMALVSGVVFLVADDLINFIWYSLLPGSAQLCPDAPADVAACPRVYDPLGLILARLKVSTLAGFVVALPLFVYETYAFMRPGLYPRERRYYIASVPASLVLAVVGVAFAFLVVLPVIFTYFLSYSEAAANIAFGLTETFGLMTLLMGFFALVFQIPLFVMLAIMMGITTRAWLASKRLYFWGTFIGVAFLFSPDPTGMAPIIVAATMITLFEGTLLLLRWTE
- the tatC gene encoding twin-arginine translocase subunit TatC, which encodes MSGAVDEDVRRSVARGRETLGAMLSAAQTHLQKVAIVFLIGFLGSFYALWLYVWDRLKTDLFAPLPPRIASQTSVNAITPFDVPLLQAKIALVVGGLVALPPLLYYSRDALDERGYWPHVSAGWKVGVILLVSALLFVVGVAYGYFVFFPLMFEFLATNAVNVGFEPHYSIVYWAQFILLLSASFGIAAQLPLAMTGLSLTGVVPYETFRDKWKYAIVGAFAFGALFSPPDPFTQVLWAVPIIVLYALSLGFTKIIVTFQRGGSAVSVRDVARARWRPVLGVPVVVTGLVAGAIALGAGGYVNQLLFRTPYFSPSDPLFVYIGPLFGLPRDAAIALVGLVLFLFVLSVTLGVVTYRAVAVAAESAPGRPGAPASIDVAELDEAGVRAAPPEVFTAMSEQEATAQASMAMSDGDPNKAQAVLDRFDAANAADGDDRLDADEDTGEPGAANEPADETNDFSDRLTRTTTGVVDAFTAEETTEDDIGGYYYDITFVLNSLRSRAFLILGLFMAVLAGTFIWLSQGGIGGIRADFLSRLPATVRPEQVGVVELHPVEALVFEIKLSTLFAAIVVLPLVLYYAWPALRERGLAGGDRRVLFLWGGALLASLVGGIAAGYTTIAPTVISWLTADVVGANMVVAYRISAAGWLVFFTTAGIGLLAMIPVTMLLFHRAGLVPYRGMRNRWREVTVGVFAFTAYASPRGVFMMFILGIPVMVCYGLGLALLWIYTLGGRRTTQRRDQRESAD
- a CDS encoding queuosine precursor transporter, which translates into the protein MSETADASRVGRASTIQVALVALFTTALVTAQLTATKILGFPIPVSLPVTGAELILPGASLAYALTFLASDCYAELYGRRAAHALVTVGFVMNLVLLGLVWTTIAAPAAASSVDPAQFATVLGASTNVVVGSLLAYLVSQNWDVFVFHRLRSYTDGRALWLRNIGSTATSQAIDTAIFVGVAFYLAPQLLGVGSVLPGSVLIGLAVGQYLLKLLIALCDTPVVYAIVGYARSRADAGEPRPSAD
- a CDS encoding DUF99 family protein, which gives rise to MKTGTRALGVAASARDDDRSTLAGCVVRADRAVDGFAFGSCTVGGTDATAAVIDLFSTLDREDVRYLLIAGIAPAWFNLLDLSRIHRTAERPVLSVSFEASPGLEPPLREAFSGTALDSRLDIYRNLPPRHELALDDGTVFVRNVGCSDDDADDVVRGFTPEGGRPEPLRVARLAARAADTWCDPTN
- a CDS encoding DUF5786 family protein, whose product is MGFGSYDESEQSSQDYDQDLDESLETEEAAHAGEVSFEFGASNDELLDRLEDIKEE
- a CDS encoding MBL fold metallo-hydrolase, yielding MAITNVTEGADTFTANVFLVEGARNVLVDAGAMAGVEDRVAEHVDDLDAVVLTHQHGDHVAELDAVLDAFDADLLAYGDHPRRTEAIDDGDTVEIGDESFEVVHTPGHADDHVSLLSETTIFSGDVVVHDDGAFDDGSFGRTDMAGQSREELIESIRRILDRLPDGVERMYAGHGGEFHGDVRSVIERALERAERREPKYPDE
- a CDS encoding DNA polymerase sliding clamp, which encodes MFNAIVSAGTLRTALDSVSVLVEECKLHLNEDQVEIRAVDPANVGMVDLTLSATAFESYEADGGVIGVNLSRLQDIAGMAGGDDLVHLELDEETRKLHISIDGLEYTLALIDPDSIRQEPDIPDLDLPATIVLEGRDINRAVKAADMVSDHIALGVNEADEQFYVDAEGDTDDVHFELDNDDLIDLTAGPAHSLFSLDYLKDMNKAIPGDAEVTLDLGEEFPVKLHFDIAEAEGSVTYMLAPRIQSD
- a CDS encoding ABC transporter substrate-binding protein, with protein sequence MVNDPSTDGTVSRRRWLRSGAVVLGGGLLAGCSSGSGGEGGNSTSGDAGAGTDATNGSGSNSGTDTSGAAGTAESTQSSGTSGSYSVSMAPAGEVSFDGVPEEVMVYSLYAADSMVAFGAGDAVNSLGFSAEAGGNTLSAYYERLDGVSFDSSGLQQLNEGGSSGISVSKELFYELDSDLHLIDPALVVSFDGWSQSDVTEIQNNVAPWFGNNYSRDNTQPPKPYRSDYQYYTLWEIAEKISRVFQQHERFQRLASIHDDLVQRIRSNLPPKSERPAVAELLFMDGTFYPSKINSPGFGNAHVRPLQATDAFVASDIEYGTSYDFEQMLEVDPDVILHQYGIASYYDVGDIRNTLENDSVASNITAVQNDRVYPSGDPTQGPLMNLFQLEMTAKQLYPDRFGEWPDYTSGDPYPEIPKGEQLFDRTKVANIVTGNN